The stretch of DNA AGTTGAAACTTGGCAAGCAGGACAAAAAGTAGGTTATATGCCGGCCATGAATTATATTTCTCAAAAATCTACAATAAGCCAGAAGACAAGTTGACCAATCCCAACCGATCCTTACCGCCCAAGCCGTTCGATACAACACGAAAAGAATATCAAAAGCAAGCTAACCGTCACTGCAGGAGCATTGGCTCCAAAACTCCAATGCATGCAGCCATGCACAGAGACTTCTCCTCACCTCACCTCACCTGTGACCTGTCCCCACCCTTGCTCGCCACCTCACATCCTCCCCGTCCCTACCACCTTCGTCTACCTTTCGTCATCCGCGCCCAGCTCCCCGCTTATATATACCGCCTCGCTCGCCGCACCACAATCCACCGCAGTCCTCATATCACATCTCACAGCCAGCTCAAAGCGCCGTGAACCACCACGCCTCGAATCGAACCCAGACAGTCTCCCTCCCAGGCAAAATGTGTAACTCCAACGTCAAGTCCGCCGGCGTCGCCCAGATCGACGGCCGCCCGGTCCTGCAGCCGGCCGGCAACCGCGTCGCGGCGCCGGAAGGCGCCAAGCCGCTCAAGAAGTCCCTGCAGAAGTCGCTCTCGATGCCTGCTGCGTACGACaatgccgctgccgccgccgccatcacCTGCACGGCAGCGCCCAAGAACACCGGCGCGGCGGCCGCGACGCCTTACCTACTGCCGCCTACTCCGGCAAAGGCGGCGGGAGCCAAGGCGGCGGGCGCCAGGGCGGCGGCGTCCACGGGCGCGGACAAGAACAGGAAGCAGGCGGGCAAGAAGAGCGGCGCCGTGCTGCCGGTGGTGACGTTCGCGGCGCTGGAGGCGTTCGAGCTGGCCGGCCCCGCCGGGAGCATCGCGGCGGCGCAGCGGGAGCACGTGACGCAGGCGCAGGCGCAGCGCAAGATGCGGATCGCGCACTACGGCCGCACCGCCTCCTTCTCCCGGGTGGAGGGCAAGGTCGgggccaccgccaccgccaccgcgaCAGCGCCCGCCACGCCCGCCGCTGCACCGGAGGAGAAGCGCTGCAGCTTCATCACGGCGTACTCGGACCCCGTGTACGTCGCGTACCACGACGAGGAGTGGGGCGTGCCGGTGCACGAGGACGAGTGAGTGGCCGCCATTTCCGCCCAACCACAGCACTACATCACATCAcatcaaaaccggccgatcttgGCAGCGATGGTTTCTCACATTTTCTTTTCTTGGCCGGTCGACAGGCTGCTGTTCGAGATGCTGACGCTGTCCGGCGTGCAGGTCGGGGCCGACTGGGCTTCCATCCTCAGGAGGAGACACATCTACAGGTTGGTTTGGAGCATGCAGAGCGATCGCCCATGctgttttgttttgcttgcatTTGCCGCGACGTCTGTGCTGATTTTGCGCCTGTGCCTGGTGACGAATAGGGAGGCATTCTCCGGGTTCGACGTGGACGCGGTCGCCAAGTACACGGAGAAGCAGATGGCCTCCGTGAGCGCCGGGTACGGGCTGGACTTGGGCACCATCCGAGGCGCCGTCAACAACGCCTGCCGCATCCTCGAGGTACCTACCGTCCGCCGCGCCCATTTGCCATATCTTAGATTTTTTTCTGTTTGTGTTACTGCTCCCGATTGACAGTAGAGTTGACAAGGCAGTAGTATCACCAATAATGCTAAATATACAGAGAGTTACACGCAATTACACGCTTACACACTCACTAGGATTTTCTTCATCTACTAACCAATCATAAATttgcccccctgattttcaggggGACACCTCCTCATCTATTGACCAATCAAATTAACTCTTTTTGTAAAACCTTGTAAATCGTTTGtatgtgtagcattactcgtAATATCACAGTTTAAGTGAAAACGAAGCTTAGCAGAATCCCTGACAGCTTACACCCTAGTGGTGGACAGCTCTTGTATGGGCAGCAAGTGCTATTTAAATGGCACTATACTTTGCATAAGCAAGGCAAGTGCGTCTCATAAAGCTCGATGCGATGCAACCAAAAAGAGGGATGCAACATTTGATAGCTGGAAGGAAAAGACGCTCATGCAACAGTCCACAAAATATTCTCCTCCGTGGTTGAGAAGAGTAGTGTGAGTGTTCCACACGACGTAACCGCTCGCAATTATGTTAGGCGCCTAACCACCAATCAACCACCACAGCCCTCACTAATAAGTACTACGCATGTAGGTAGATGACGCCACCTGTTTTGTCAGAAGCACACCGACCACGGAGTATTTTTAACCTGTATAATACTTGTACGTACCAACTAATACATTCTACGTACAACTTGTTAATTAAATAGAGTAGTATCTTAATTAAGCCTCATTAGGTttagaagaagaaggaagaaaatCTAAGGATGTTTTGGCGTGCAGGTGAGGAGGGACTTCGGGTCGTTTGGCAAGTACGTGTGGGGGTTCGTGAACCAGAAGGCGCTGTCGCCGGGGTACAAATACAGCCGGAAGATCCCGGTGAAGACGTCCAAGTCGGAGTCCATCAGCAAGGACATGGTCCGGCGGGGCTTCCGGTTCGTCGGCCCCACCGTGCTCCACTCCTTCATGCAGGCCGTCGGGCTCACCAACGACCACCTCGTCTCCTGCCCGCGCCACCGCGtctgctcctcttcttcctccacctcctccgtcTAAGCCGACAGCCGGCCATGCACCGGCCGCCGCacaaaaagagaaaaagaaagaagatCTCGAAGAGACAGATGACACGAGATAGCCTCACCTCAGCCCTCAACTCATGGGAGTAGTAGTATACGAAatgggagtgtgtgtgtgtgtgtatgtgtgtgtgctCGGTCGGCACGCGTAGATTAACTGCGTGCCGCCCCTAATTAGCTTGCTTGGTAATCGCTGCCAGTTCAGTCGGTACGTGCGTGCATGTAATCGGGTGCTGCTGCCACTGCTTGGTGTATAGTCATTTTGTGTGATTGATCTGCATAGTCCTTGCCTTGTGTGCGATGCAAGGTGGGTGCGTGCATGTGGTGTGCTAGCAGCTTTGCAATGGCTGCTGCACGCATATGATTCTCTTCCCTTTGTTCTCCCACGATAAGGATAGTGATGTAGCGAGGGCGGGCGGATCATTAGGAAGGCAGGCCGTGTGGGCTACCCTGGTGCATGTGGATGTGGGTGGCTTGGATTAAAAGCAGGCAGACAGGCCATGTGGTGTCACAGCAGGGCCCGATCCGCCACCTTTGGCGCATGTGATCCGCAGCCCTTCCTCGcagcatctccaacaggcgcgtCAAACTAGCGCCGTGCCGTAAAATCTTCCGTTTTAACGCGCGCAACCGGAATAGTTGATTCAGCGGACGCGCGAAAATAGCACGCGCGGCATACGTAGTTCAACGCGTGTGCCGAAACGCAATCGCGCGCCGCTTATTTGCTGCGCCCGCTCCCGCGCGCTGGACTCTCGCGCGCTCGCTCGCACCTCTCACCCCCTCCAGCCGTGTCGCCGCCACCGACCGCGCCACCCGGCGACCGTTCCGGCGTTTCTCCGGCCTATCCACGCCCCGCGCGTGCTTTCTCCGCCCCCCCTCTAGTCCCGCCGCCCCGCGCGCGTGCTGGTCCTCCGACGAACAGCGCTCGCGCGCTCGCTACCGCTCGGCGCCCGCAAGGTGTTCGACAAAACGCCTAGAATCCCACATATCCCGAGTCGTATTTTCGTCGCCGGTTTAGGATGAACACACCGAGTTGTTCAGGCGAATTGCAGAGAAACTAGCGAGCCATGACCGCTTTTTTCAGAGGAATGCCGCCGGAGAGCTCGGGCATAGCACCTTTCAGAAGGTGACAGCCGCTTTACGTATGTTGGCATACGGTATATCGGCTGATCTAGTTGATGATCACTTGGCTATGGGTGAGAGCCAAGCCATCATGTGTGTCAAGCGTTTCGCAGTCGGAATTGTGCAAGTGTTTGGCGAGGAGTATTTGAGATCTCCCAACGCTGAAGACGTCGCAAGGCTTTTGGCGATGAACAAAGCTCGCGGCTTTCCTGGCATGGTTGGCTCAATAGATTTCCTGTTTGTTGTATTGAACGATAAACTGTTTGTTTGAGTTGTAATAAACGAAATTGaactatttttttgtttgttttgaTCTTTTTTGCGAGTCGCGCGCGCTGCATTTTTACGCGTTGCTGGAACAGCGCACGCGCTGCATTTTAACACGGCTGCTGGAACCAACGCTGCGCGCCGCGCCAAACCAAACAATACGCGTGCGGCATATCTATTTTTTACGCGCGGCGCGACCGCCGCATATTAAAGATGCTCTGACGACCCATCCATCCAATCCGTCCATGCGCTGTGCGCGCGAATGGGAGGACCGGCATGGGACACGGACCCAGGCCACCCGCCTCCTCGCCTCTCCGGCCAGCTACTTCCATTCCGTGCGCTGTGTTTCCGTGGTTGCTTGCTTCCATCGTGAGTTTCCAACACGACTAGGACTAGTTTCCTGGTCTCACGAGCGCATCCATCCCATTCCCATCCCCGCAGGAATCTTGGCATGTGCCGCTCTTCCTTTGGTATTTGGTGCCTTGCTTCCTTCCGTGCGTCTTCCTTCCCTGCAGCTGCAGTGTACACCTTTCTTGCTGCTTGTTTTATGCACGCGCTGCGGTTCTTGCATTGTTGTGTTTGTATGCACGCGTATGAATGCTGCGGCCTGCGGGTGGCGGTGGAGGGCTCGGGTTGATTGATGGTTTCATGATGGCAACAGCTTAGCTAGCCTGTGGATCAAGGTTAGTTAGGCGGGCCCGGCTGCTCGCAACTGACAACGTCGCCATGTTGATTCAGCTCCATCGCTGCTCTCCCCGCTTACTCAGATTGGCATGCAAGGTGATGCCGTACTGGCATGTGGtaggtatgtacacatacatCTACGTGACGTTACTTTCTGCCATTTAATACGACGACGGCAACGTCTCATGAACGACTTCTGAGGCGTCATTTGACGCCAAGTGCAAGTGGGTGTTATGATTCTGTCCAGGCTTGGTTTGCTCGTCGTACAGGGAGGCAATGGCCGGTTGATATGACGGCGACCTGCCGTCATCTATTTATTTGTCCACCAGTTACATGCACACGCGCCAGGTGCACTGCGTGTGGTTTTTCTTCCACGGCTCCAATCCTTTTCACTTTGCAGCTTCGTACCCCGAACGATGAAATGCAACTGCGGTTAAAACTGGCTAAAATAGTGGCTTTCGTATTTAGCCGTCCAACTTCTTTTTCTATCTCACCGTTGTCCGACTTTCATTCATTCATGACAGTGCCGTCCATTTTGACTAGTATTAACAGTGTTTTTTTAGAACATCGGCCTTTATTAATTAAACAACCAAATTACACAAAGTCTTCCGGATACAATCGGAAGCAGAAAGGAAAACACAAGGACTCTCAGAGTTCAAACTAGACTTAGCTAAAGCATGAGCTATAACATTACAGTGCCGACGAACATGCATAAAAGAGAACGAAGCCAGGGCATCACACTCCATCTTGATCTCAGCAATGATGGTGCCCACCAAAGATCTGTCACAGACTGAAGAATTTAGACGCTGAACCAAAGAGAGGCAGTCCGAGTGAAACACCACACTAGGAAGATGCTTCTCCCGAGCTAGCCTGACAGCGCTTTGAAGAGCAAGAGCTTCAGCAACCTCCGGGGATGAGATGCCAGGTAAAGGTTCAGTAGCGGCAGCCAGAAACCGGCCAGAATGATCCAGAATCACCACACCCGCCGCAGAAAAACGACGAGCAAGATCCAACGCCGCATCAGAAGACACCTGCACATAACCCTGCGGCGGCGGAGACCAAATGTAGCTAGAAGCTGTGGGCTCACGTCTGGTAGCAAGGGGAGGCTTGTAAAGATGCTGGAACACCATATCAACATAAGCTCAAGCACGTGCAGCCGTCCGCCTTGGAGCAGGAGCCTCCCGCTCATTGCGTGCTGTGTTTCGGGCCTCCCATATATGCCACAAAGTCACTGTCAGGACAGTAATGTCCCGATCGGAACAGCTAGAAAGGAAGTTGAAAAGCCACTGTCTTGGAGATTCAAAAGAAGATCGAAACAGTTTGATCCCAAAGCCCTCCTTGATCTCATCCCAGACAGCCCGAGCATGGGGACAGAAGAGCATCCCATGCCCCACACTTTCCGACCTACCACAGAAAAAGCAATCCGTTCTCGCCGGAACCTGACGTCGGAGCAGCTGCTCGCCTGAGGGCAAACAATCATGTGCAAACCTCCACAGAACAGTTTTCATCTTGTTTGGAGCCTTAACATTCCAAAGTTTCTTCCAGATCTTCTCCTCCGAGGGCCAAGCAGATTGCTGGCCTCTGCCGTCGCCACTTTGCCTGACCAGGAAGCGGGACGTCCTTGCCATGTTGTAGCCCGACCGGGACCGTGTATGCGCCAAACCGTGTGAACGGCCAGCGAGCGAAGTCCGCTCCTCCATCCCGGCTGATAGGAATCTGAAGAATCTCATTAGCAACAGCGTCACTGAAAAAAGCTCTCACCGAATCCACATCCCAATAGGCATTCTCCGCATCGATCAGGCAGTGTACCGTCGCCGTCGCTGGGATTGGAGAGAGGGGGCGGAGGAGAGCAGGAGGCGTCGAGGGGATCCAGTGATCAGAGAGGATGCGCGTGCTTCTCCCGTCACCAATGCCCCATTGGACACCCGTTTTCAGCAGGTCACGGCCATGCAGAATCGCTCGCCAGGTCGCCGAAGAAGTATCTTCCTTTCAGAACTCGGGCACACAGAGACCTCGGATCAGTCAATAAACGCCAGCCCTGTTTCGCCAACATCGCCTGGTTGAAGAGCCCCATGTCGCGGAAGCCCATACCGCCCAAAGATTTTGGCGTCGAGAGCCAATCCCAAGAGTGCCAGTGAAGCTTTTTCTTCCCATCTTCCTGTCCCCACCACTGATCCGCCACAATCTGACGGAACCTCTCACATATGGCCACCGGCAGACGGAAGCAACTCGATATGAACGTGGGGATGGCTTGAGTCTTGGACTTGAGCAAGCTTTCCGTCCCAGCCCTAGAAGTAGGCCGGTCCGACCACCCATGGATATTTTGCCACGCTCTATCAGCGAGGAACTTGAAGGTGGAAGTGGGAGAACGTCCAACATCCGTGGGCATACCA from Triticum urartu cultivar G1812 chromosome 3, Tu2.1, whole genome shotgun sequence encodes:
- the LOC125545043 gene encoding uncharacterized protein LOC125545043, with the translated sequence MCNSNVKSAGVAQIDGRPVLQPAGNRVAAPEGAKPLKKSLQKSLSMPAAYDNAAAAAAITCTAAPKNTGAAAATPYLLPPTPAKAAGAKAAGARAAASTGADKNRKQAGKKSGAVLPVVTFAALEAFELAGPAGSIAAAQREHVTQAQAQRKMRIAHYGRTASFSRVEGKVGATATATATAPATPAAAPEEKRCSFITAYSDPVYVAYHDEEWGVPVHEDELLFEMLTLSGVQVGADWASILRRRHIYREAFSGFDVDAVAKYTEKQMASVSAGYGLDLGTIRGAVNNACRILEVRRDFGSFGKYVWGFVNQKALSPGYKYSRKIPVKTSKSESISKDMVRRGFRFVGPTVLHSFMQAVGLTNDHLVSCPRHRVCSSSSSTSSV